A single genomic interval of Lathyrus oleraceus cultivar Zhongwan6 chromosome 7, CAAS_Psat_ZW6_1.0, whole genome shotgun sequence harbors:
- the LOC127103206 gene encoding pentatricopeptide repeat-containing protein At1g07740, mitochondrial, with the protein MYQRTKAINHNLLCRYLYTKNKAKTLFHTHSHHQPQNQTPTSNLRNRKNIPFITEIKHVQTSEEALSLFHHYNQLGYKHYYPSYAALLYKLARSRSFQAVETILQRMKDNDIQCNETLFIALFQHYGPVKAIELFRSMNEFNCVRTLQSFNSLLNLLVDNCMFSEANDAFDRSYEMGFRPNTVTFNIMIKGWLVKGEWEKACEVFDEMLQKKVQPSVVTYNSFIGFLSRKGDLDKAMALVEDMRQKGKRANGVTYALLMEGLCSSGKYEEAKKLMFDMAYRGCKPQVVNFSVLMNDLGKRGKINEAMVLLREMRKRRLKPDVVTYNVFVNYLCKEGKTEEAYRVLTEMQIGGCHPNAATYRMMLDGLCRNGDFEVGLNVLNAMLVSRHCPRSDTFNCLVVGLLKSGNIEGGCFVLEEMEKRKVEFDLESWETVIKYACSEDDKGLSGNTGNVFNNNNNNNGNNNFPVTNMNQIPQGMTVQELMFGTMTVFDDELTEGEELGSGLVGKAQGFYIASSVEGTSQVMAFTAKFEENGYEDSLSFFGVHRTTQVSQSQLAIIGGTGKYVNANGIAIIKTFPVTNSQQHNTDGLETLLHLTAYLSY; encoded by the exons ATGTATCAAAGAACCAAAGCGATTAACCACAATCTATTGTGCCGTTATCTTTACactaaaaacaaagcaaaaaCCTTATTCCACACTCACTCACATCATCAACCTCAAAACCAAACACCAACATCAAACCTTCGCAATCGCAAAAACATTCCTTTCATAACCGAAATCAAACATGTTCAAACCTCAGAAGAAGCTTTGTCTCTCTTTCACCATTACAATCAACTTGGTTACAAACACTATTACCCTTCCTACGCTGCATTGCTCTATAAACTTGCTCGTTCTAGAAGCTTCCAAGCCGTTGAAACCATACTCCAACGCATGAAAGATAACGATATTCAATGTAATGAGACTCTCTTCATTGCTCTGTTTCAACACTATGGTCCGGTGAAAGCCATTGAACTCTTTCGCTCGATGAATGAGTTCAACTGTGTGAGGACATTGCAGTCGTTTAATTCGCTTCTTAATCTTCTCGTTGATAATTGTATGTTTTCTGAGGCTAATGATGCGTTTGATCGGTCCTATGAAATGGGGTTTCGTCCGAATACTGTTACGTTTAATATTATGATAAAGGGTTGGTTGGTGAAAGGTGAATGGGAGAAAGCATGTGAGGTGTTTGATGAAATGCTTCAGAAGAAAGTGCAACCCAGTGTTGTTACTTATAATAGTTTTATTGGGTTTTTGTCGAGAAAGGGGGATCTGGATAAAGCTATGGCTTTGGTTGAGGATATGAGACAGAAAGGTAAACGTGCGAATGGGGTAACGTACGCGCTTTTGATGGAAGGTTTGTGTTCTTCGGGAAAGTATGAGGAAGCTAAGAAGCTGATGTTTGATATGGCGTATCGAGGATGTAAGCCTCAGGTTGTAaatttttctgttttgatgaATGATCTTGGTAAGAGAGGAAAGATTAATGAGGCGATGGTTTTGCTTCGAGAGATGAGAAAGAGGAGGCTTAAGCCGGATGTTGTGACGTACAACGTATTTGTAAATTATCTTTGCAAGGAAGGGAAGACGGAGGAAGCTTACAGAGTGTTAACTGAGATGCAGATCGGCGGTTGTCATCCAAATGCAGCTACATACAGGATGATGCTTGATGGTTTGTGTCGGAACGGAGATTTTGAGGTAGGGCTGAATGTTTTGAATGCGATGTTGGTGAGTAGGCATTGCCCGCGATCTGATACGTTTAACTGTTTGGTTGTTGGGCTGTTGAAGTCCGGGAATATCGAAGGTGGATGCTTTGTTTTGGAAGAGATGGAGAAGAGGAAGGTAGAATTTGATTTGGAGAGCTGGGAAACTGTGATAAAGTATGCTTGCAGCGAGGATGATAAAG GACTCAGCGGAAACACGGGAAACGTCTtcaataacaataacaacaacaacgGGAACAACAATTTTCCGGTGACGAATATGAATCAGATACCACAGGGAATGACGGTGCAGGAGTTGATGTTTGGAACAATGACAGTGTTTGATGATGAATTAACAGAAGGGGAAGAGTTGGGATCAGGATTAGTAGGGAAAGCACAAGGATTCTATATAGCAAGTTCAGTGGAAGGAACAAGTCAAGTAATGGCTTTTACAGCAAAGTTTGAAGAGAATGGTTATGAAGATAGTCTCAGCTTCTTTGGGGTACACAGAACAACTCAAGTTTCACAATCACAACTGGCAATCATTGGAGGAACAGGAAAGTATGTGAATGCTAATGGAATTGCAATTATTAAGACATTTCCAGTTACAAACAGTCAACAACACAACACTGATGGGCTTGAAACTCTCTTGCACCTTACTGCATATCTTTCCTATTAA
- the LOC127103207 gene encoding dirigent protein 24, with translation MAIRFILISLSLKNIIVLHLSLLSINLRYVKTKENHAPPLTFFMHDILGGSNPSERIMNGIIVNTQQTTNLPFSKPNNRIFPTKGSIPIFDTSISTNGFPSSTPMIKNIDKNKVVIDTSTNSNSNSLPYVTRNRIPLGATLEKLLFGRITVIDDEITKGYELNSDVIGKVQGFHLVSSLDGSSQTMAFVALFGDEGHEDDDAISFFGVHRMATHESYVAVVGGTGKYENARGYAKIETLQLHYDQHNSISNGMETLFQITVFL, from the coding sequence ATGGCCATAAGATTCATACTTATCTCTCTTTCCTTAAAAAACATCATAGTACTTCACCTTTCTCTCTTAAGCATCAACCTAAGATATGTCAAAACAAAGGAGAATCATGCTCCACCACTCACTTTCTTCATGCATGACATTCTAGGTGGATCAAACCCTTCTGAAAGAATCATGAATGGCATCATTGTCAACACACAGCAAACTACTAACCTTCCTTTCTCAAAACCAAACAACAGAATATTCCCTACTAAAGGTAGCATACCAATTTTCGACACTAGCATTAGTACAAATGGTTTTCCTTCAAGCACACCAATGATAAAAAACATTGACAAAAACAAGGTGGTCATAGACACTAGTACTAACTCTAACTCTAACTCACTTCCTTACGTTACAAGGAACCGAATCCCGCTTGGAGCAACTCTAGAAAAGCTTTTATTTGGAAGAATAACTGTTATTGATGATGAGATTACAAAAGGGTATGAGTTGAATTCGGATGTTATTGGTAAAGTACAAGGATTTCATTTGGTTAGTTCTTTGGATGGAAGCAGTCAAACCATGGCATTTGTAGCTTTGTTTGGTGATGAAGGtcatgaagatgatgatgctATTAGTTTCTTTGGAGTTCATAGAATGGCTACACATGAATCCTATGTTGCTGTTGTTGGAGGAACTGGTAAATATGAAAATGCTAGAGGGTATGCGAAAATCGAGACGTTACAGTTGCATTATGATCAACACAATAGTATTAGTAATGGGATGGAAACACTTTTTCAGATTACTGTCTTTTTATGA